The sequence GGTTCCAGATCAGGGTTTCGAAGAGTCTCGCCGCGTCTCCTTCAACCGGACGGACCGCATAGAAGATGCCGGTGCTCCTAAGCTTTGCGACCAGCTCCTTCTCGTTTTTCATGTTGTAGGTGCGCACGATGGAGACGATGGACTCTTTGTCGGGGTGCCTGATGTCAGATTCCGCGTCGGTGAAGATCGGGGCGACACCGATGGTGCGCACCTTTTTCTCCAGGGTTTCCTGGGGGATGTTGTAGTAGTTGTGAGCGCAGCCGAAAAGTGCGCTCGCCGTCATTACGAGCAGGGCAAATCTGAACAAGTTCCGCATCTGTGGACGCCTCCTGTAAAGGATTCTAACTCTCCGCCGTCTTATATCAGAAGCTTGGTCGGAGCGCTACAGCTTATTGCTCGGCATCGAGCATGATGAAGCCGACCTGCCGGCCGGTGTCTCCCTCGTCGCGGCGGTAGGAGAAGAAGAGCTCCTGGTTGCAGCTCACGCACTGCTCGCTCACCTGCGCGCGGTCGGCGGCAAGCCCCGCGTCGGTAAGGAGCATGCGGTTTGCGGCACCAAGGTCGAGCATCCACTTTCCTTCGCCCTTGTCGGTGGCGCAGAGCTCCCACGGGATCCCCGCCTTCTTGAAGGCGTCGCGCACCGGGGCGTCCACTTCGTAGCAGCATGCCCCGATGTGCGGCCCGATGGCAGCCTGGATGTCCTTCTTGTCACAGTTGAAGAGACTCACCAGCGCTTCGATACCTTTTCCGGCGATGTTCCCGGCGGTACCCTGCCACCCCGCGTGAAGGGCGGCGACGACCTTGCGCACCGGGTCGTGCAGCAGGATGGGGACGCAGTCCGCTACGCAGACGGCGATCATGATGCCGGGCTGGTTGGTGACGATACCGTCGCACTCGAGCTTAAGGAAGTGGGAAAGCTCGGGATTGGGCGCGTCGATCACCAGGAGGTCGGTGCCGTGCACCTGGTTCACGGTGAGGAAACGGTCCAGGGTGGAGCCCAGGCTTCTCGCGAGCAGGCTGCGGTTCCCCTCGACGTTGTGCGAGGAGTCCAGGGTGTTGCTGCCGAGGTTGAGCGAGTTGTACGGAGGGCGCGAGACCCCCTCGTGGCGGGTGGTGAAACCGGCGACGGCGCCCCCCGCGGCCGCGAAGCGCGGCTTCAGATACTGGATTTTTCCTGCCTTCTGCATTTCCATGAATGGCACCTCTTGTATGTATATGGGAGCTGTCGAACAGCCCCTCGTCCTTACTCCATATCCCCAGCTTTTTCTGTAAGGTAGGCGATGATCCCCGCCATGTCCTCCGGGAGCTCAGTGTCGAACTCGAGGTACTGCCCCGTCACCGGGTGCAGGAAGCCTAAGGTCTTCGCGTGCAGCGCCTGGCGCCCCATCGTCTTGATCATCTGTCTCAGTACCGGGTCCTTCACCTGGGCGAGCCTGCTCCCCCCGCCGTAGACCTCGTCCGCCAGAAGCGGGTATCCCGCCTCGGAGAGGTGCACCCGGATCTGATGCGTGCGGCCGGTCTCAAGCCTCAGGCGCACCAGCGTGATGCCGGGGAAGCGCGCCTCGACGCGCCAGTGGGTGATGGCGTTCTTGCCGTTTCGCGCCTTGCCCGACATCTTCTTCCGGTCCACCGGGTGGCGGC is a genomic window of Geomonas ferrireducens containing:
- the pgeF gene encoding peptidoglycan editing factor PgeF encodes the protein MEMQKAGKIQYLKPRFAAAGGAVAGFTTRHEGVSRPPYNSLNLGSNTLDSSHNVEGNRSLLARSLGSTLDRFLTVNQVHGTDLLVIDAPNPELSHFLKLECDGIVTNQPGIMIAVCVADCVPILLHDPVRKVVAALHAGWQGTAGNIAGKGIEALVSLFNCDKKDIQAAIGPHIGACCYEVDAPVRDAFKKAGIPWELCATDKGEGKWMLDLGAANRMLLTDAGLAADRAQVSEQCVSCNQELFFSYRRDEGDTGRQVGFIMLDAEQ